Within the Candidatus Binatus sp. genome, the region AGGTCTTTTCCCAGCTGCGGAGCGTCGACCAAGCCCGAAAAACGATCATTTCCCTGTTTTTTCCCTGATGATCAGGGAATCCAGACGCGGAGCGTAGTTCGCGGTCGCCTGCCCCCACCACCATTCAGTCCTTAGGTTTCTGGACATTTGAGAGAATTGCTCGAAATGCGCGCCTGAGCGCGCGATTTGCGATCACGCACGGACCCGGAGAACGTCTCCAGCGCCGCTAATCGCGACAATCTCGCAAAACCTATCCGCGCGCGATTTGCCTAGGTCCGCGGATCCTCGCCATAAATTCGCCTCGCCGGGTCAGCAAAAGACCGAGCGAACGGATGCGGTGTTCAGTAAGCGTCATCTCTGCCACGCGCGAATGCATGAACACCGATCGGCGCGTCAACCCCAACGACCCTTGGCAGTCCTGTCGCAGGTCGCCGTGGGAACCTACGGGTTTTTAGGATCGCGGCGTGATTAGGATGTGGGCGTGGGCGGGTTTGGGGTTTGCCTTGAAAGGAGCGCTCGAAGATCGCCTTCTATTGCTGTGAGGATGTTCGCTTGGAATAGTGGGTACTTGGTTGGTTCGATGGTGTCCGGCGTTCCCTCGCCGGCATAGAGCGCGAAGGTTGTGCCTGCTTTTTTCCGCTTGGAGCGAGTCTTGCCCTTGTCTCCATGATCCACGTCGTGGCGCAGGTCCGTCCGTAGGTCGTTGATGTGGACGAACGATCGCAAGGTCGCCGGGTCGATGCGAGCTCCAGGCCCCTCCCGAAAGAGGAAATAGAGGTCATCGATGAACGCGCCGTAAGCATCGCGTGTCGTGACTGGCTTCCGAAGGCGCAACAGCGCAGGGCAGTCTTGTTTGTGGCTTTGAATAAGTCGTCGCCGGTCGCCGCGGCGTGCTTTTTATTGATCTGCTCGATGAGTAGAATGATGGAATCCGAGACTGCCGTGATCCGTCCTGTCGTGCCACTCTCAGCGATGACGCTTGGGTCGAAGATCGCGCTAAGTTCCGGGGCGATCGTAAAGAGCTTCCGGAGGAGGATCTCCTGGCGCGTCCGCGCAGCGCCGGTGACGTTGGCGCTCACTGATTTCTGAAATTGGACGTAGTCACTGTCTGTCGCCTCTTGGCCCTTGTCAATCTGTGCGGCCAACTCGGTCGTGAAGCTCTCACAGAACTCTCTAAGGAGGGCTTCGATGCCGGCGTAGTTCTTGGTGCTCACGATCTCGCAGGTGAGCGTGATGAGCGATTGGACCATCGTTCTCGTGCGCAATATGGAGCCGTTGCCCTTGAAAGCCGTAGCGAGTAAGTCCAAGGCGTTCTTGATGCGCTTGGCCACTGCCGAAGTGGTGGCGAAGTTCTGGTTCGCCTCAAAAACTGCTTTCACGTCATCAAGCCGTAACCCGGTGTCGAGGTCCTCGAGCTCGATGGTGACCACTTTCGCAAGAACATCGAAGTGCGCGTACCGCGTATCAGGGACAGCAATAGTCTCCTTAAAGAAGGGGTGTTTCGCCGCAGTTTCCTTACAGAAATCGCGGAGCTTGCTCGGCACCGCGTTAAGCTTCTCGCTACCGGTCAGGGGCATACCTTCCTGGAGTCGCTGGAAGAACTCTTTTAGCTCCTTATCCGTCGCGTCTTCGATCACGTCGTACTCGATATCGAAATCGTCGAATGCGTCTGCTACGTTCCGTTTCAACTCGCTGTAGTACGTCCCACCGAAGATCTCTGCGGATTCCTGGCTGAGGCCCAGATCCCCCGAGAAAAACTCGAAAATGGCGGTGAGCCGCTGTTGGCCGTCTTCCACGAGAAAGTTCTCGTCCGAGCTCTTGACGAAATAGAACTTGGGAAGCTTCCAGCCCCGCAGGATGGAGTCAATGAGGCCTTGCTTCTTCTGCTTGCTCCACACCTTCTGCCGCTGCCAATCCGGAATTTCGTAGCGGTCCCGGCGACGAAAGATCTTGTCGATCGCGCGTTTGTCTGGGGTCATCTTCATAAGACGGATTCGTAGTATCTCAAAAAACCCACGCCTTTGGAACGCGGAACTCCGCCGTCGGCCTGCCGGTAAGCCGGAAGGATGCCGCGCAAATAGAAATCGGTGATGGAGGCGAAACGAACGTCCTCGATGGTGGGCGGACTCGGTGGCTGACACCCCGCCACTCCCGGATCAGGACTGTTCCCGCGCCTGTGCGTCCCTTCGGAGTCTGACCCGGTGCGACCTCCGCGGCCATCGCAAACACGGTCGAGAATCCGCTTTGTGGAGGGCTTGAGACCGCCCAACGCTCGCTCCTGCAGCCGGTACGCAATAGCCCTGATCATCATCACGCGGCCGAGGTGCGGCGGCGAATGGGCACCAAAAAGCGCCATCCATTTCTTTCTTATAGCTGGCAAGTCGAGAGCGAGAAGGCCGCTAATCTCCTGCGCCAACTGTTCTGAGCCGTTACCGACGGTTGGCGGCCTTCCGCTTCTATTTGGCAAACTTGTGTGTCCCATGGAGACCTCCGTTCAGGTGTCCATGTGCGCTCTGTTCGCGCCACAAATCCAGTCGTTGGGCTAGGATATTGAGGGTAATTTCGGTAGGAAGCTGGTGCCGTAGGGCTCGCACAATTCACGATCTGATGCGCCGTTCCGCCAATCGGCGGTCCGAAGAGGGGGATAGGTTCCCACTATTTCACGCTTGCGCCGGATTTGTTCGGTTGCCGTATCGATCGCTCCAAGTGTGCAGCAGCACCGGTACGCTTTGTCTCATAGTAGAATGGTTCAAATAGCGCTACCTCTTTGTCTATACACGAGCGCGCGGAC harbors:
- a CDS encoding DUF262 domain-containing protein gives rise to the protein MKMTPDKRAIDKIFRRRDRYEIPDWQRQKVWSKQKKQGLIDSILRGWKLPKFYFVKSSDENFLVEDGQQRLTAIFEFFSGDLGLSQESAEIFGGTYYSELKRNVADAFDDFDIEYDVIEDATDKELKEFFQRLQEGMPLTGSEKLNAVPSKLRDFCKETAAKHPFFKETIAVPDTRYAHFDVLAKVVTIELEDLDTGLRLDDVKAVFEANQNFATTSAVAKRIKNALDLLATAFKGNGSILRTRTMVQSLITLTCEIVSTKNYAGIEALLREFCESFTTELAAQIDKGQEATDSDYVQFQKSVSANVTGAARTRQEILLRKLFTIAPELSAIFDPSVIAESGTTGRITAVSDSIILLIEQINKKHAAATGDDLFKATNKTALRCCAFGSQSRHAMLTARSSMTSISSFGRGLELASTRRPCDRSSTSTTYGRTCATTWIMETRARLAPSGKKQAQPSRSMPARERRTPSNQPSTHYSKRTSSQQ
- a CDS encoding DUF2924 domain-containing protein, with amino-acid sequence MGHTSLPNRSGRPPTVGNGSEQLAQEISGLLALDLPAIRKKWMALFGAHSPPHLGRVMMIRAIAYRLQERALGGLKPSTKRILDRVCDGRGGRTGSDSEGTHRRGNSPDPGVAGCQPPSPPTIEDVRFASITDFYLRGILPAYRQADGGVPRSKGVGFLRYYESVL